The genomic stretch ACCCAGCCATTGAAATTGCCCTGTTGATGGTCATCTTGTCAAATAGTTCTTTACTTTGCCCCCTGCCTAACATCTTTGCTACATTTGATCCTGTTGGCCAATTTCCTTTCCatccttttctgttttcccactttcccttctcccttcatCTTCTGCCTGGTGTCAGGTGTAGTGCTAGCCTCTGAGTGCGTGGACATTTGGGGAAGAGAGGGGTTGTGTGTCTTCTACTCTCGAGAACCACATAGTCTAGCAGGAAGACAGACAATTGGTAATAATACAGCATATTAAGAATTGTATATACAGTGGCACTTGGTTCAGAAATGACCTTGGTTTCCTTCTAGAAACTTCCTATCCTAGGCTTCTGTGAGACCCCTTTGGTTCTCTCACTCTTTATATACCCTTCCGTTAAAGAGGATAATTACCAAGAGCtctgtcttttgcccatttctgcTTTTACTGTCACTTTCCCATGGGTTCTTATACATCCTTACGACATTAACTCTTACCTCTCTACAAACAAATCCCAAGGTCTCCATTGCTAGTACTGAGCTCTTACCTTATTTCCAAACCTCAGACTGAGTCCTAGAAATTGTCTTGGGTCTGTTTTGACTGAGAAATAGTTGAGTTGCTCAGAGTTCTGAACTTTGTCTACAGGTAGATGTATGAGTTTTTGCAAGTTACAAGATCTAATTGAGGCCTAGATTCTTTGTAAGATAGTAAGAGTAATACTTGCCTCACAGAGTTGTTGGAAGGATGAAATGGAAAACCACTTTCCATAGAGGCAGGACCATGGTTGGCATTATCTTTCTGGGTCTCCTGTATTTTCCAGATGGACTTTCTCACAGAGAAACTtgacagaggaaagaagaaaggcatTTACTTTTCAGATGGTGGTGGGAAATCTCGCATGGTCATTATTCTCTCTCTGTAAGAggtgataataaaaatacaacaaattgtTTTGGGTGGGGAGAAATGACAGATGAGGGCTGAGCAGATAGATTAAAAAGTCTgaaaaaaaggacaagaaaagTAAACTTTCCTTAGCAAGCTAGGGGTGGGTCAGGAGAACCAAGAAAGGACGTGTGGATGGGGCACCTTGGTGGGACAGACCCTGGGGGTGCAGGTGGGCACGGGCATGTGTGGAGCAGAAACCGAAGAAAGGGGGTCGGCAGCCCTCAGGAGCACCTTCCCTGGAAGAATCCTGAGCTTGGTGACAGCACATGGCTTTGGAAGGGAGAGATGCTTGTCGTGTCTTGCCAAGGTCGCTGAGCTGGGTCCCTGACAACCTACCAGTGTGACTTAGTGCTGAGACGCAAGAGGCGGCATgggcatatttaaaatttatatccacTGCAGTGACAGGCCACTGAGCGCTGTGGAGGGGGAAGATGGATTTCTGCTGAAGTGCGGCCAAAAACACTTTTCGCAACAGCTCTGACAAAACAGTGCCATAAATGAATAAACCCAGAGAGTTTCTGGGTATCTTTGCAAGCTTCTAACGTGATGGCCGTCTCAGACAAAGGGGCTCTCCCCAGGTGTCACACGTGATTTAACTCGGATCTGGGAGGTCTCGGTTCCGTAAGCTGAGTGGGCTGTGCTGTCTGGGTACATACCAGGTGTGCTTTGGATGGTCACTTGGAGCAATGTCATCCCCTCCTAATGCAGTTTATTAGCATGAAGTTATGTATTTTCTTGGTATGATCGCAGAGTCCTGGAGGTCAAATCACTACCTGGTTGTATGCTTTATAGTAGCCCAGTGGGTAAAAATGCCAAGTTTTAGAAGATGTTATTTGGCAGATTTAAGTTCATGGTAAATTTTTTATGAACCTAGGGATTTGACCTCTAAAGATCTTCATGCCTGAGATCCCCGAGTCAATTTAAACTTGCTCGTGGGCCAGCAGGGAAGTATCCAGAATCCTTCAGTGTTGTCCTAATACTCCCTGTACCTTAGAGTTTGGGCCGCTACACCTGGATCTTTGTCACCACATTTGTGATGTGAACAGCCTATGAGTGAGTTCCAGCTGTGAAATCTGGTCCTCTTCTTATTAAATTCTGGGCATTAGAAAGAAGATCTGGTCAACACGCTGTGTCCTGGCTGCTCTGTGTCTCTTCCCAAGTGAGTTTAGGCCTGCTCCTGGTTTCCTGTGGGTGCCCAGTAGAAAGTTGCTCTTTTACAAAAGAGACATGTAATTGATGGGATCCTGCGATggtaattaagtttaaatgacATGACCAGATGTGAGGACAGAAAAGATTTGCatccataaaaataatttcagctgTCCACTGGTATAGTCTATCACTCTGTGTAATATTTCCTTaagtttttcacttttattttttaaaaatcacataaaaataacCATTACCTAAATTAGTGTATTTTATTGGAAACATCCAAAAGAAAAGTGTTGTTCATGTCATCTTGTAATGTGGTGAACTAATCCAGAAGTCACATTTTGTCAGGAGTGAGCAGAACTTGGTGGTTATGGGGATGAAATGGGCAGGAGGGCATTTCAAACATCCTCCTTCCATCCTTCAGAGACATGGACGTAATCATGGGCTGCCTTTAAGGAATGAGACCCCCAAAAGTAGTCAGAATAAAAGaaagtcatgggacttccctggtggcgcagtggttaagaatcctcctgccaatgcaggggacacgggttcgagccctggttcaggaagaacccacatgtcgcggagcagctaagcctgtgggccacaactactgagcctgcgctctagagcccgcgagccacaactactgaacccgcgtaccacaactactgaagcccgcgtgcctagagcccgtgctccgcaacaagagaagccactgcagtgagaagaccgcgcaccgcaacgaagagtagccctcgctcactgcaactagagaaagcccgcacgcagccaaaaacaaaaacaaaaaaataaaataaattaaattaaaaaagaaagaaagtcatcACGTTGATAGTTTTATTCAACGTGAGGGGTCCGGGACATGATGTGACCTGATAAGGGAAATTTTCTTTACACTCATGGACCTAAATGTCAAGGGGAGGACACTAGAGATTAGGGATCTAAGCATGACGTTCATGACTCTCTCCATGTAGAGCAGAGAAGGTAAGCCTCTCTGGGCAGATTTCCTTAATTGGCTGTTCTGTCTGAGTGGCGGAGGGGGAGGCAGGTATCAGTAGGGTGGTGGGGAGCTGGTAGGAGACAGGGCCCTCCCGCCTCCCCCATTACTTTCTGCAGAGTGAAACATGACTGGTGCTTATGTGTATGCTCTTTCCAGAACCCGTGAAAGGAGTTGCTGCGATGGTTTGCTGGGCTCTCAGGAGAGCTGCCCAGGTGCGCGTCCACCTGGCGAGGAAGGCCAGCGGGCTCTGCCGAGGCCCTGAGCATCAGGCCTTGGGCGCGAGGCCCGCTGTCCCAGAGCCCGCTGCCCGGGGAGCCCCCGGGGCCCCGGGCGGCACGGTGGAGCTGCTGGGCAAGTCCTACCCCCAGGACGGCTACAGCAACCTGTCCCGCAAGGTCCTGTCCAGGGTCGGCAAGAACCTGCACAACCGGCTGCATCACCCGCTGTGGCTGATCAAGGAGAGGGTGAAGCAGCATTTCTACGCGCAGTACGTGGGCCGCTCGGGGACGCCCCTCTTCTCTGTCTACGACGACCTCTCCCCGGTGGTCACCACCTGGCAGAACTTCGACAGCCTGCTTGTCCCGGCCGACCACCCCAGCCGGAAGAAGGGCGACAGCTATTACCTGAACGCGACCCACATGCTGCGCGCGCACACATCCGCGCACCAGTGGGACCTGCTGCGCGCGGGGCTGGACGCCTTCTTGGTGGTGGGCGACGTGTACCGGCGCGACCAGATCGATGCCCAGCACCACCCTGTGTTCCACCAGCTGGAGGCCGTGCGGCTCTTCTCCCGGCACCAGGTGAGTGTGGCCCTTGTCGGGCTTGGAGGACGGGCTGTGTGGTCTCGTGGAGGCCACTGCGGTTTATCTCAGCCAAGCCCCACGGGGTCCTTGACCGTGTTCGGCACCCGTGCGTTATCCATCCCGGGTGGCGTCCTCTGTGTAGGCGGAGCTCAGTGTTTTCTGGCTGACGTGTTGTGTCAGTAGCCGCAGGAATTGGCAGGCCTTTGTTTCCTCGTGTCTGTCCTTTTCCTTCCAGTCCCGACGTGCCTGTCTCTGGGTTTCTCCTTATGAGTGGGTAGTCAGTGGCTCACACTTACCCCCAATCCCGGATGACTCGAGATGCAGCCCTGAGACCCGTGGTCTGGTTACCCCAGATCTCAGTTAGCGGAGGTTAATTACACGTTCCCGGTGTTGGGCACCAATGAATTTCTTAGGTAGCCCGGGGACTGGTGCTTTAGTGGCTGAGACTGTAAGCTGTCTTGTCCCACACTCTTTCCTTACCGTCCCCTGCTTTACACTTGTGGGtgctttacattttttcttttttttttttttttttttctttttgcggtatgcgggcctctcactgttgtggcctctcccgttgcggagcacaggctccggatgcgcaggcccagcggccatggctcacgggcccagccgctccgcggcatatgggatcctcccagaccggggcacgaacccgtatcccctgcatcggcaggcggactctcaaccactgcgccaccagggaggccctacattttttctttttgagacatCTTCATTATTGCCCTTCTTGAAGTATGTGTTTGGATGCATAGAGCCTTTCTGGTCAGGAAATCTGCTATTCCGGCCATTCTCAAAAGCACCCAACTCCTTGCATCTGTTAGCTGACATCCTAATATGTTGTgcgcagctttttttttttttggcaatttaTGAATATTCCTTAAAGCTTGAGTCTATTTCCTAAAAAAGTGCAATATCACTTGTCTttcattaacatattttaaaaccgtCTCCGTTTTTATGTGAGAAACAAATGGAATTAATGAGACATTACTCCTTTAGTATTTCTTCCAAACATGTGCACTGAAACAGGAGGAATAATTGTCACAAAACTCCTTCCCACAAAACACCAGGTAAGTGGGTTGTCGGATATGAGCAGGAACAGTATAGGATCCTTAGGCTGATAAGTAACCATCATTTGTTGTGTTAAATGAGTCGTGTTTTAGGAGAGGACCATTGGCTTCAGGATGTGCTGCCTTCCTGGGAATTCGTGCTAATTCAGAAATAGGTATTCGCTTTACACAAAAGGCCAACCAAGCTTGATCCCAGAGCTGCTTAGATGAGCGCTTATGCTACTAGGAAAAGCTGGCTATTTTCTATGTTAGGAGTAATAACTATTAACAAGGATACAGATTTattaggaaacaaaagggaaatggACAAAGACAGGTCAAAGTCTGGGAAATACGACCAAGTGATGGAATGTCACCTACCGCTAATGAGCCAGTGGAGGTGGGACACCAGTGACAGGGTGTCCAGGTCACGGCACTGGCAGGTGCACAGCCCGGTTTGTCTCATTACAAAAACGAGAAAGGGCAGTGCTCCCTGGTTGGTAAGGCTGCAAGCCATGGGAATGGCAGAGGAGAGGAGGCTGCGAGACACACACTGGTGTTCTGGTGGCGGAAAAAATCCAGGCTCCCTTAGAAGGTGGGAAACAGGGAGCGGGTAGGGAATTAACCTCACCTCATTTCACACTTGTGCGGGGTCTGGTCCAGTTGAGCGGGGAGCAGGCGTGGCTCGTTTTCAGATGATGCGACTGTTTATTCTGCTTCTAGTTAGAAAGATTACACGCCCACACACGTACACGTACGTGTCTAAGAATATAGTTTGATAAAGTAATTTCACGTGCCGTGTTTCGTTTACTCGTAATAAAAACCTGTGAGACAGATCATTTCCACTTCTACCACGAGGAATCTGAAGCCCCAGTAGGTTGGTGACTTGCCCAGTATTACCCAGCCAGCTGGTGGCAGAGTCCACCCTGAACTTCACCTGTTCTACTGTGGTCTGTTGCTTTTCATAGAGGAGCTGCTTGGGACCCAAGCGGGGCTTTAGTTCCAGGAACGGTGTGGGGGAGAGAAGGGTGGAGTTTTGTGGATTCCTGGCCTCAGCTAAAGTGTTGGTACTAAGTCTGACCTAATCTTAAATCTCGAAAAAATTCGTTTCCTTCTTTCAGTTTATTACCCTATGAataggatttttttcaatagttttaATCATGCTACATGTATAATTTACAAAACTATATTATCCTCCTTTAAAGTTTTCCTGTTATTTCATAATCTCGGTCATCATTGTTTTCATCACTACATGGTATATTTCAGCAAGGAGGAAGGTGCATAGAGACGTATGGGGTAAAGGAACAAGGATAAACACAGAAATGGATGAACTATgacaatgtatattttatttaactattaATTGTGAATAAAACCCTTTTGTGTTTCGAAAAACGGTAAGATGTATCAGTATtcacaaatataaatgtattaaatttgccaatttaaaaacatacattatCAGATTGGACATTTTTCAGTTAGAGAAACCTGAAATAGAATCACACTAGAGGTTGAGAGTAAAGGgcaggaaaaatatatatcaagcAAATACTTACTAAAGGAAAGCTGGTAAAGCAATTATTAATATTAGATAGAATagaatatatggaaaaatattaacTATGAATAAAGAGGGATAATACATCGACCAGGATGCTTTATGACTTAGGAATTTTAGTGTGTCCCACATCATAGCCGTAATATAGAAACcaaaactgaagaaataaaagttaagtTTGACAAATTCATAATCATAGTAGAAGATTTTAAATGACCTCAATCAAAAACCAATGGATTAAGCAGACAAAATGAGTAAAGATAtaggaaatctgaaaaatatgATTAACAGGCttgatttatgtttatttttaaaatgctgtaactgtgtgtgtgtgtgtgtgtgtgtgtgtgtatttctttgtgtttgtACAGAGAGACAGACATATACATAAATCCTATACCCAACAGCTGGAGGTATATAGTCACatgaaataacttaaaaaaataaggggcttccctagtggttcattggttaataatccacctgccaatgcaggggacacgggtttgatccctggtccgggaagatcccacatgccgaggagcaactaaggccgtgcgccacaactactgagcccatgagccacagctactgagccctcacaccacaactactgaagctcgcgtgcctggagcccgtgctccccaacaagagaagccaccgcaatgagaagcccgtgcaccgcaacaaagagtagcccctgcttgccgcaactagagaaaacccgcgcgcagcaacgaagacccaacacagccaaaaataaataaataaataaataaataaataaataaatttattaaaaaaaaataagttgccCATGTACTAGTTGACAGTTGAAGTCATAAACAAATGTCAAAGAATCAGTAACATTAATAGAACCATGCCTGACTGCAAAGTAGTTGATGTAGAAAGCAGTAAGAAAAGGATAATAAAAGTTTCCATATCCTCAGCCATCTAAAAATTCACAACTATAGATTCATGGGTTAAAGAGAAATATTAGGATGTATCAAAAGTTACTTATCACTCACCAACAATGAAAATACTCACTTCAAACTGCTCGGGCGTGGGGTAAATAGTCACTTTATTATGTAGGAACTTGGTCGACCCACTTAAGTTGTACCATCACAGTTAACATTAATAAAGCGAAATGGACAGGATGCAGCTAAAAAAAGTACGGGCCATACATTtcgttttaaatatattattaaaaaaaattaaaaccctgCTAAAAGCAAACAACATTGTTCTCAAAAGTGGGACGTGGGTTGTATAGTTTTTAGTAGTCCCAAGTCTTACAAAACAGACGCAGCACCTGGAATAGCAGAACCCCAAACCACAGACAACTCCCCAGCACCCTGGCTGATAGGGTCTCGCTAAGTGCTTCACTGCTGGCTGGCAGATCTGCACTGTGTCAGAAACTGAGGCGGTGGGGGAAGCCGGGGTCCGAGAAGAGGAGAACTTCCTTAGGAGTCTCCCAGAGAACAAACTGTGGGAACCAGATTCACTAGAGGGGTTTGACATTAAGTCCTGGTGGTAACACTGTTCGCCAGTGGCCACTACCATCACAGAAAGAGGGGCAGCCAGACTTACGTGTCTCCTGATGGAAGAATACAGTGCCACCTATGACGTCCTGCCAAAAACTCTGGACCTAAATCAGTTCAAATAGCTATAGATCCAACAACCAAATTTATAGGAGATACAGAGGACAGAGAAACACATTAAACTACACCATGTAGATGTGATAAGCAAAATCCAGCCCGGCGAAATTCTACAGCAATGTTCCTCAAGATGAGATCTGCATAATGAAGTAAGTACAAGAATCAGAAGTAAGTGATTAGAAATGTTTAGACCGTCACAGTCAAGCTTGTGGTCAGAGGACTTCTGTGGATCTGCGTGCAGACTGGTCCAGGTGTTCCCAGATGATCTTGGtgagctgcatgtgctcagt from Mesoplodon densirostris isolate mMesDen1 chromosome 10, mMesDen1 primary haplotype, whole genome shotgun sequence encodes the following:
- the FARS2 gene encoding phenylalanine--tRNA ligase, mitochondrial isoform X7, with the protein product MVCWALRRAAQVRVHLARKASGLCRGPEHQALGARPAVPEPAARGAPGAPGGTVELLGKSYPQDGYSNLSRKVLSRVGKNLHNRLHHPLWLIKERVKQHFYAQYVGRSGTPLFSVYDDLSPVVTTWQNFDSLLVPADHPSRKKGDSYYLNATHMLRAHTSAHQWDLLRAGLDAFLVVGDVYRRDQIDAQHHPVFHQLEAVRLFSRHQLFAGIKDGENLQLFEQSSRSACKQETHTLEATKLVEFDLKQTLTRLMTHLFGDAGAEDQIGWAFGLGLERLAMVLYDIPDIRLFWSEDERFLKQFCVQDINQKVKFQPLSKYPAVINDISFWLPRENYTENDFYDLVRTIGGDLVEKVDLIDKFEHPKTHRTSYCYRITYRHMERTMSQREVGRVHQAVQEAAVRLLGVEGRF
- the FARS2 gene encoding phenylalanine--tRNA ligase, mitochondrial isoform X6, coding for MVCWALRRAAQVRVHLARKASGLCRGPEHQALGARPAVPEPAARGAPGAPGGTVELLGKSYPQDGYSNLSRKVLSRVGKNLHNRLHHPLWLIKERVKQHFYAQYVGRSGTPLFSVYDDLSPVVTTWQNFDSLLVPADHPSRKKGDSYYLNATHMLRAHTSAHQWDLLRAGLDAFLVVGDVYRRDQIDAQHHPVFHQLEAVRLFSRHQLFAGIKDGENLQLFEQSSRSACKQETHTLEATKLVEFDLKQTLTRLMTHLFGDGLDIRWVDCYFPFTHPSFEMEINFHGEWLEILGCGVMEQQLVNSAGAEDQIGWAFGLGLERLAMVLYDIPDIRLFWSEDERFLKQFCVQDINQKVKFQPLSKYPAVINDISFWLPRENYTENDFYDLVRTIGGDLVEKVDLIDKFEHPKREKVT